A portion of the Calothrix sp. 336/3 genome contains these proteins:
- a CDS encoding AAA-like domain-containing protein — protein MTIDEVVLLLRASLSNSLTPLQEMVLRSSWEGKTYTNIAINAHYGEERVRKVASLLWQLLSEFSPEPIHKSNFRQILENQRLTPSQESLIQEYHRMYHAASLEFPSGPVSLNSPFYIHRPPVEDLATEEISKPGSVISIQGSKKMGKSSLILRIIAQAENLGYKTVSIDFQQVDTDVFSNLDRFLRWFCANMSRELGLEAKLKDFWNLEIGSKMSCSLYFQEYLLPSIENPLVLVFQEIDWLFAYPEISHNFLPLLRSWYEQGKHLHAWQKLRIVLAQTTEFFLPFPLTQSPFSIGLPLRLLPFNQQQIQELAARHGLDWSDGVKAQKLMAMVGGYPYLVRLALYHLVSKASLEYDLDSLLEKATCESGIYHEYLRQYTLILRKNPEMAAAFEEVLISNSGVKLEPAIAAKLSGLGLVNFTGDTTSSFNSAYRAFPACNLYRLYFRERLESLKSLSDIRLEKLERENQQLRFLSSLDQLTQLPNSSYFYSYLEAEWQKAIPKNNVISLILCDVDYFKIYNRTYGSIAGDECLKKIAQTINHCVSKVMIPQTLSHSHTLQSGRLPFYSNSEFQAEGDILIARYNGEKFAVLTYKDSTYSTQLAENIREQVKNLAIPCDYPGIGGLPANVLTVSIGVASIIPDEEMEATTLINTAEAALYQAKRRGRNRIFLYQ, from the coding sequence ATGACCATAGATGAAGTTGTATTACTACTTAGAGCCAGTTTATCTAATTCTTTAACACCCCTTCAGGAAATGGTTTTGCGCTCCTCTTGGGAAGGTAAAACCTATACAAATATTGCAATTAACGCCCACTACGGAGAAGAGAGAGTGCGTAAAGTTGCTTCTCTATTATGGCAGCTACTGAGTGAGTTTTCACCAGAACCTATCCATAAATCTAACTTCCGTCAAATCTTAGAAAATCAGCGCTTAACACCTTCCCAAGAATCATTAATTCAGGAATATCATCGGATGTATCATGCTGCATCCCTAGAGTTTCCTAGTGGTCCAGTTTCTCTTAATTCCCCATTTTACATTCATCGTCCCCCCGTAGAAGATTTAGCTACCGAGGAAATTAGTAAACCTGGAAGTGTGATTTCCATTCAAGGTAGCAAGAAAATGGGTAAAAGTTCCTTAATCTTGCGGATAATAGCACAGGCAGAAAATTTAGGTTACAAAACAGTAAGTATCGATTTTCAACAAGTAGATACAGATGTATTCAGCAATCTCGATAGATTTCTGCGCTGGTTTTGTGCAAATATGAGTCGAGAGTTAGGTTTAGAAGCCAAATTAAAGGATTTCTGGAATTTGGAAATAGGTAGTAAGATGAGCTGCTCCCTATACTTTCAGGAATATTTGCTTCCATCTATTGAAAATCCTCTAGTATTAGTTTTTCAAGAAATAGATTGGTTATTTGCCTATCCAGAAATTTCCCATAATTTCTTGCCCCTATTACGCTCTTGGTATGAGCAGGGAAAACATCTCCACGCTTGGCAAAAACTACGGATTGTTTTAGCCCAAACCACAGAGTTTTTTCTACCTTTTCCCCTTACCCAATCACCTTTTAGTATTGGTTTACCTTTACGATTATTGCCCTTTAACCAGCAACAAATCCAAGAACTTGCCGCACGTCATGGTTTAGATTGGAGTGATGGGGTTAAGGCACAAAAATTGATGGCAATGGTGGGAGGATATCCCTATTTAGTGAGGTTAGCATTGTACCATCTAGTAAGTAAAGCCAGTCTAGAATACGATTTAGATAGCTTACTAGAAAAAGCCACCTGCGAATCTGGCATATACCACGAATACCTACGGCAGTATACTTTAATTCTCCGCAAAAATCCAGAGATGGCAGCAGCTTTTGAGGAAGTGCTAATCTCTAACTCTGGGGTGAAATTAGAACCCGCGATCGCTGCCAAATTATCTGGTTTAGGTTTAGTCAACTTTACTGGTGATACAACTTCGTCATTTAACTCTGCTTATCGTGCTTTTCCTGCTTGCAATTTGTATCGTTTATATTTTCGAGAAAGGTTAGAAAGTCTCAAATCTCTCAGTGATATCCGTTTAGAAAAGCTCGAAAGAGAGAATCAACAATTACGCTTTCTTTCAAGTCTTGATCAATTAACCCAACTACCAAATAGTAGCTATTTTTATAGTTATTTAGAAGCAGAATGGCAAAAAGCTATTCCAAAAAATAATGTTATTTCCCTAATTCTCTGCGACGTAGACTATTTTAAAATTTATAATCGTACCTATGGTAGCATTGCCGGGGATGAATGTTTAAAAAAAATAGCCCAAACAATTAATCATTGCGTGAGTAAAGTCATGATTCCCCAGACATTATCCCATAGTCATACCCTACAATCAGGAAGATTACCCTTCTACAGTAATTCCGAATTCCAGGCAGAGGGTGATATTTTAATTGCTCGCTATAATGGAGAAAAATTTGCAGTTCTTACCTACAAAGATAGTACATACTCGACACAATTAGCTGAAAATATTCGAGAACAGGTAAAGAATTTAGCCATTCCCTGTGATTATCCAGGAATTGGTGGATTGCCCGCAAATGTCTTGACAGTTAGTATTGGTGTTGCCAGTATTATACCTGACGAAGAAATGGAAGCAACAACGTTAATTAATACAGCCGAAGCTGCTCTCTATCAAGCAAAAAGACGCGGACGCAATCGTATTTTTTTATATCAATAA
- a CDS encoding cytochrome b/b6 domain-containing protein, whose translation MSAIAPIKFRKLPTQNWGGKIFHWVNIVSLFVMLTSGLQIYNANPVFGGRGGLHIPPIFTLGGWLAGGRHWHFAAMWVFSLNLLWYGLYILVTRRWRHRFVGKNDLQALQKTRNPQRLTYAWHRIVYTSIIPILLFAIFTGIGMYKPAQFPQIVDLFGGWQGLRIVHFLSVPLVIIFAMLHSWLGKKAGGTELTESMFW comes from the coding sequence ATGAGTGCGATCGCTCCTATAAAATTTCGGAAGCTACCTACCCAGAATTGGGGAGGAAAGATTTTTCACTGGGTGAATATTGTGAGTTTGTTTGTCATGTTGACAAGTGGATTGCAAATTTATAATGCTAATCCGGTGTTTGGTGGAAGGGGAGGTTTGCATATTCCCCCAATATTTACCTTAGGTGGTTGGTTAGCAGGTGGTAGACATTGGCATTTTGCTGCCATGTGGGTATTCTCTTTGAATCTACTCTGGTATGGATTATATATTCTCGTGACGCGACGCTGGCGACATCGGTTTGTTGGTAAAAATGATTTGCAAGCATTACAAAAAACTCGCAACCCCCAACGTTTAACCTATGCTTGGCATCGTATAGTTTATACAAGTATTATTCCCATACTTTTATTTGCGATATTTACGGGTATAGGAATGTACAAACCTGCCCAGTTTCCCCAAATTGTCGATTTATTTGGAGGTTGGCAAGGTTTAAGAATTGTACATTTTCTGTCTGTACCCCTAGTGATAATTTTTGCGATGCTTCACAGTTGGTTAGGGAAAAAAGCTGGAGGTACGGAGTTAACAGAGTCAATGTTTTGGTGA
- a CDS encoding molybdopterin-dependent oxidoreductase: MQTPDANFSRRQFLQLSSLSSVSLLLGGCGTPIFEDVVGKLSEPLNQQAESLIFQPQKPVPEFSWKQVEPDALIVNTFRNTPIIDSEKYRLVIDGEVNHPLSLSMDDVKKLSFTSMIIRHVCVEGWAAIVQWGGVKLRDLVALAQPKNTVKYAYFISADGYYSSWDINSALHPQTLLAYEKNGAKLPIDNGAPLRLASPIKLGYKQSKWVTKVTLVSSLSLQRGYWEDYGYEWFAGL, from the coding sequence ATGCAGACACCAGATGCTAATTTTAGTCGGCGGCAATTTTTGCAACTTTCCAGTTTATCAAGTGTGAGTTTACTGTTAGGTGGTTGCGGTACACCCATATTTGAAGATGTGGTGGGTAAATTATCGGAACCTTTAAATCAGCAAGCAGAAAGTCTAATTTTCCAACCGCAAAAACCCGTACCAGAATTTTCCTGGAAGCAAGTAGAGCCAGATGCTTTAATTGTTAATACTTTTAGAAATACGCCAATAATTGATAGTGAAAAATATCGTTTAGTTATTGATGGGGAAGTAAATCATCCGTTGAGTTTGAGTATGGATGATGTGAAAAAATTATCTTTTACTTCCATGATTATTCGTCATGTATGCGTGGAAGGTTGGGCAGCAATTGTGCAGTGGGGCGGGGTAAAGTTGCGAGATTTAGTAGCTTTAGCTCAACCCAAAAATACAGTTAAGTATGCCTATTTTATTTCGGCTGATGGCTACTATTCCAGTTGGGATATTAACTCAGCTTTACATCCCCAAACTTTATTAGCCTATGAAAAGAATGGGGCAAAATTACCAATAGATAATGGTGCGCCCCTACGTTTAGCTTCACCGATTAAACTCGGTTATAAACAGAGTAAATGGGTGACAAAAGTGACTTTAGTTAGTAGTTTGTCTCTACAACGGGGATATTGGGAAGATTATGGTTATGAGTGGTTTGCAGGATTATAA
- a CDS encoding DUF760 domain-containing protein, with protein MSNLSHPQPNYFADNSDNSLLQYVQSLNPQTVAELSQPGSAEILDAIRMAIAAILANLSTDRFNQLITTNRDELGRILGSAMVDGYFLRNVEERFILEQMYKNIEDKQS; from the coding sequence ATGAGTAATCTTTCCCATCCTCAACCCAATTATTTTGCTGATAACTCTGATAACAGTTTGTTACAGTATGTACAATCATTAAATCCCCAAACAGTTGCCGAACTTTCCCAACCAGGTTCAGCAGAAATACTTGATGCCATCAGAATGGCGATCGCGGCAATTTTGGCTAACTTATCTACTGATAGATTTAATCAATTGATTACCACTAACCGCGATGAATTAGGCAGAATTTTGGGTTCTGCAATGGTAGATGGTTACTTTTTGCGGAATGTTGAGGAAAGATTTATCCTAGAGCAAATGTACAAAAATATTGAAGATAAACAATCCTGA
- a CDS encoding glycosyltransferase — MKIAFIVGHFPVLSETFIINQITGLIERGHEVHIYGYQPQEVTKFHPDVEKYHLIARTHYLIPIPQNYIWRLFGALKLIVSMRKIPNRMIWRSLNFWKYGRLALSLRLLYLVMSFLDIPKYDIIHCQFGTHGLTGMTLRELGVIQGKLVTSFRGYDISSYLQKNSTRVYNKLFKSGDLFLANCEFFRNRAIKIGCPPTKITVHYSGINCQNFHFHHHPVTEKIIITSIGRLVEKKGFKYALLAIAEVANIYQNIEYNIIGDGYLKAELEKLARDLKITDKVKFWGWRTQTEIIQILDNSHILLAPSITAEDGNQDAPVNTLKEAMAMGLPVIATQHGGIPELVEDNTSGFLVREKDTSAIADRLMYLIQHPEKCQEMGKNGRKHVEKYFEIEKLNDELVRIYQQLINQPEYRDNNLILARKSSPKIIAIPNKSSL, encoded by the coding sequence ATGAAAATTGCGTTTATCGTCGGTCATTTTCCTGTCCTTTCAGAAACATTTATTATCAATCAGATAACAGGATTAATTGAACGTGGACATGAGGTACATATTTATGGATATCAACCTCAGGAAGTTACAAAATTTCATCCAGATGTGGAGAAATATCATCTTATTGCTCGGACTCACTATTTAATTCCGATTCCCCAAAACTATATATGGAGGTTGTTTGGGGCATTAAAGTTAATAGTTTCTATGAGAAAAATTCCAAATAGGATGATATGGCGATCGCTCAATTTTTGGAAATACGGCAGACTCGCTTTATCCCTGAGATTACTATATTTAGTAATGTCTTTTCTAGATATACCTAAATATGATATTATTCACTGTCAATTTGGAACCCACGGTTTAACAGGAATGACTCTGCGCGAGCTAGGAGTAATTCAAGGTAAGTTGGTGACATCTTTCCGTGGTTATGATATAAGCTCCTATCTCCAAAAAAATAGCACGAGGGTATATAACAAGTTATTTAAATCTGGAGATTTGTTCCTAGCGAATTGTGAATTTTTCCGCAATCGAGCTATTAAAATTGGTTGCCCTCCTACAAAAATTACAGTTCACTACTCTGGTATCAATTGCCAAAATTTCCATTTCCATCATCATCCAGTCACAGAAAAAATTATCATTACAAGTATTGGCAGACTCGTAGAAAAAAAAGGTTTTAAGTATGCTCTCCTTGCCATAGCAGAAGTTGCTAATATTTACCAGAATATTGAGTATAATATAATTGGAGATGGCTATCTGAAAGCCGAATTAGAAAAATTAGCTAGGGATTTAAAGATTACAGATAAAGTTAAATTTTGGGGTTGGAGAACTCAAACAGAAATTATTCAAATTCTGGATAATTCCCATATCTTACTTGCTCCTAGTATCACCGCTGAGGATGGAAATCAAGATGCACCAGTTAATACTTTAAAAGAAGCAATGGCTATGGGTTTACCAGTAATTGCTACTCAACATGGAGGAATTCCAGAATTAGTAGAAGATAATACATCTGGTTTTTTAGTACGAGAAAAAGATACTTCAGCTATTGCGGATAGGTTAATGTATCTCATACAGCATCCTGAAAAATGCCAGGAAATGGGTAAAAATGGACGTAAGCATGTTGAGAAATATTTTGAAATTGAAAAACTAAATGATGAATTAGTCAGGATATATCAGCAACTTATCAATCAACCAGAATACAGAGATAATAATTTAATTTTGGCTAGAAAATCATCTCCAAAAATCATTGCGATACCGAACAAATCGAGTTTATGA
- a CDS encoding FAD-dependent oxidoreductase, which translates to MTLTTEILSQLPGDVLTGLRRADSMLTNLRQGNQVIPQVVTVSQENISTREWDVIICGGTLGILLGAALAMKGIKVALLERGILRGREQEWNISRKELEVFLELNLLTATELTQAIATEYNPARVGFHQGTEVWVEDVLNIGVDPLYLLETLKQKFLAAGGTLLENTPFSGVVVHPNGVVVNDTYTSRLLIDAMGHFSPITQQARGGKKPDALCLVVGTCAEGFPENHQGDLLLSFTTLENQCQYFWEAFPARDGRTTYLFTYMDADPQRIGLETFFEEYLRLLPAYQNIELNQLTFKRALFGFFPSHRQSPLKTPWNYILPVGDSSGCQSPLSFGGFGAMVRHLKRLTDGITEALETEQLSASALQLLQPYQPSLSVTWLFQKAMSVGLQQKIAPQQINQLLSAVFAEMQQLGEPVLKPFLQDIVQFSALTQTLLKTNFSHPMLVAKIIPHVGLISLINWLLHYINLAMYTILFACAQILQPWEKNLSPVAQYYWHRWVDGWKYGAGKDY; encoded by the coding sequence ATGACTTTGACAACAGAAATTCTCTCCCAACTACCAGGAGATGTACTGACGGGATTACGTCGCGCTGACAGTATGTTGACAAATTTACGCCAAGGCAATCAAGTAATTCCCCAGGTAGTAACAGTTAGTCAAGAAAATATCAGTACGAGGGAGTGGGATGTCATTATTTGTGGCGGTACATTAGGAATTTTGCTCGGTGCTGCTTTAGCGATGAAGGGGATAAAAGTTGCCCTATTAGAAAGAGGTATTTTACGGGGTAGGGAACAGGAATGGAATATTTCCCGTAAGGAATTAGAGGTATTTCTAGAGTTAAACTTATTAACTGCAACAGAATTAACCCAGGCGATCGCCACAGAATACAATCCTGCGAGGGTAGGTTTTCACCAAGGAACGGAAGTTTGGGTAGAGGATGTCTTAAATATTGGGGTGGATCCTCTGTATCTCCTAGAAACCCTGAAACAAAAATTCCTGGCTGCTGGGGGAACTCTCCTAGAAAATACTCCCTTTTCTGGGGTAGTTGTCCATCCCAATGGTGTAGTAGTTAATGATACTTATACCAGCCGTTTACTAATTGATGCGATGGGACACTTTTCCCCTATCACCCAGCAAGCAAGGGGAGGAAAGAAACCCGATGCATTATGTCTAGTTGTGGGAACTTGTGCAGAAGGTTTTCCGGAAAACCACCAAGGGGACTTGTTGTTATCTTTCACCACCTTAGAGAACCAATGTCAGTACTTCTGGGAAGCTTTCCCAGCAAGGGATGGCAGAACAACCTACCTATTTACCTACATGGATGCGGATCCGCAACGTATAGGTTTGGAAACGTTCTTTGAGGAGTATTTGCGCTTGCTGCCAGCATATCAAAACATTGAACTGAATCAGCTCACATTTAAACGTGCTTTATTTGGCTTTTTCCCTTCCCATCGTCAAAGTCCCCTGAAAACACCATGGAACTATATTCTCCCCGTGGGAGATAGTAGTGGTTGTCAATCTCCCCTCAGTTTTGGGGGGTTTGGTGCGATGGTACGTCACCTGAAGCGGTTGACTGATGGTATTACCGAAGCACTAGAAACAGAACAATTATCAGCATCTGCACTGCAATTATTGCAACCCTACCAACCGAGTTTATCGGTGACATGGTTATTTCAAAAAGCTATGAGTGTAGGTTTACAGCAAAAAATTGCCCCTCAACAAATTAATCAGCTACTATCAGCAGTTTTTGCAGAAATGCAACAGCTTGGAGAACCTGTATTAAAACCATTTCTCCAGGATATTGTGCAATTTTCTGCTCTGACTCAAACTCTATTAAAAACCAATTTTTCTCATCCTATGTTAGTTGCCAAAATTATTCCCCATGTGGGATTAATCAGCTTAATAAATTGGTTATTACATTACATTAATTTGGCAATGTACACCATTCTATTTGCGTGCGCTCAAATTCTTCAACCTTGGGAAAAGAACTTATCACCTGTTGCTCAATACTATTGGCATCGTTGGGTAGATGGGTGGAAATATGGTGCAGGGAAAGATTATTAA
- a CDS encoding cryptochrome/photolyase family protein: protein MTIGVWILGDQLWLEESALQSCSKINSLPVILIESLSHIQERPYHQQKLVLVWSAMRHFAQELREKGYHVTYAIADDFITPLRTWIEEEKITELRVMTPNDQTFSQKISSLELPCKISLIPNNHFLWSREEFQNWAKGRKRLLMEDFYRVGRRKFHILMAGDKPVGGEWNFDKENRKPPKKNLQTPPAMWFTPDKITLEVMEKVKHLSVPTYGNCDNFLWGVNRTQALEVLNWFIDYRLADFGAYQDAMVTGEKTMWHSLISPYLNLGLLQPLEVIQAAENAHYSRKLHLNSVEGFIRQVLGWREYMHGIYHYLGADYGKKNYFQHTQALPNFFWNSQTQMNCLHQIFTQIADTGYAHHIQRLMVLSNFALIAGLSPQAVENWFHAVFIDGYDWVMQTNVIGMGLFADGGILASKPYAASANYINKMSDYCQGCVYNPKERVGEKACPFNFFYWHFLERHRDKLQTQGRMSFILKNLDKMSQEELSAIHQQVDNWYSQEIQEKID, encoded by the coding sequence ATGACTATTGGAGTTTGGATTTTAGGTGATCAATTATGGTTAGAGGAATCGGCTTTACAGAGTTGTAGTAAGATAAATTCGTTACCAGTAATTTTGATTGAATCACTTAGTCATATTCAGGAAAGACCCTATCATCAGCAAAAACTGGTTTTAGTTTGGTCAGCGATGCGGCATTTTGCACAAGAATTAAGAGAAAAAGGCTACCATGTAACTTACGCGATCGCCGATGATTTTATTACACCTCTCAGAACATGGATAGAAGAGGAAAAAATCACAGAATTACGGGTGATGACACCTAATGATCAGACCTTTAGTCAGAAGATTTCCAGTTTAGAATTACCCTGTAAAATTAGCTTAATTCCTAATAACCATTTTCTCTGGAGTCGAGAAGAATTTCAAAACTGGGCAAAGGGGAGAAAACGTCTACTGATGGAAGATTTTTACCGTGTAGGTAGGCGTAAATTTCATATTCTGATGGCAGGTGATAAACCAGTTGGGGGAGAATGGAACTTTGATAAAGAGAACCGAAAACCTCCTAAAAAAAACTTACAAACTCCTCCAGCAATGTGGTTTACACCAGATAAAATTACCCTAGAGGTAATGGAGAAGGTTAAGCATTTATCTGTTCCTACCTATGGAAATTGTGATAATTTTCTTTGGGGTGTAAATCGTACCCAAGCTTTAGAGGTTTTAAACTGGTTTATTGACTATAGATTAGCCGATTTTGGAGCATATCAAGATGCGATGGTGACGGGAGAAAAAACTATGTGGCACTCCCTAATTTCTCCCTACTTAAACTTAGGTTTATTACAACCTCTAGAAGTAATTCAAGCCGCAGAAAATGCACATTACAGTAGAAAATTACATCTCAATAGTGTAGAAGGATTTATCCGTCAAGTTTTGGGATGGCGAGAATATATGCATGGGATTTACCATTATCTGGGTGCAGACTATGGGAAGAAAAATTATTTTCAGCATACCCAAGCTCTACCGAATTTTTTCTGGAACAGTCAAACTCAAATGAACTGTTTACACCAAATTTTTACCCAAATTGCTGATACAGGTTATGCCCATCATATCCAAAGATTAATGGTATTAAGTAACTTTGCGTTAATTGCTGGTTTATCACCCCAAGCAGTGGAAAATTGGTTCCATGCAGTATTTATTGATGGGTATGACTGGGTAATGCAAACTAATGTTATTGGTATGGGTTTATTTGCTGATGGTGGCATTTTAGCCTCTAAACCCTACGCAGCTTCAGCAAATTATATTAATAAAATGAGTGATTATTGTCAGGGATGTGTATATAATCCCAAGGAGCGTGTAGGAGAAAAAGCTTGTCCTTTTAATTTCTTTTACTGGCATTTTTTAGAACGTCATCGAGACAAACTACAAACCCAGGGAAGGATGAGTTTTATTCTGAAGAATTTAGATAAAATGTCCCAGGAAGAATTATCAGCAATTCATCAACAAGTAGATAATTGGTATAGTCAGGAAATCCAGGAAAAGATAGATTAA
- a CDS encoding DUF4350 domain-containing protein — translation MKRPNRLVIFAAIAIVAVILLTLIAAPVSNQNRSGSTYSRSPDGYGAWYAFMQQRGVNIQRWQKPLGDLVTEKQPVTLLQVSSNWQKSYVSERELQWLEKGNTLVVLGVREPVTGAKFITQQNSPVGNVEIATSRRRNLVSPSPISITDTKNQAKSPVDSSEEKLLLGDRDGAVVWELKVGKGKAIFAVTPHLAANAYQDNPGNFPYLATLVSEKNHKLFVDEYIHGYKDKQVQKTEKEGNLTDYLAKTPLFPALIQVGVMLLILAIAQNRRLGKPVIFDNQVVDNSEAYIQALAGVLQKADSQNFVVEMVGKAEQLQLQKSLGLGKNLLDSQIIIDTWQQKTGENSSEILDVLNLPSRKRNLSEGELKQWLQKWQMIRGKIASK, via the coding sequence ATGAAACGTCCTAACCGCCTAGTAATATTTGCAGCGATCGCCATTGTCGCAGTTATCCTTTTAACCCTGATTGCTGCGCCGGTGAGTAATCAAAACCGTAGTGGTTCTACCTATAGTCGCAGTCCTGATGGCTACGGAGCTTGGTATGCTTTTATGCAACAGCGTGGTGTGAACATTCAGCGTTGGCAAAAACCCTTAGGTGATTTAGTTACAGAAAAGCAACCCGTAACTTTACTACAAGTCTCTAGTAACTGGCAGAAATCCTACGTTTCGGAAAGGGAATTGCAGTGGTTAGAAAAGGGTAATACTTTGGTGGTTTTGGGTGTGCGTGAACCTGTGACAGGTGCAAAATTTATTACACAGCAAAATTCTCCTGTGGGTAATGTGGAAATTGCGACTAGTAGACGCAGAAATTTAGTCTCCCCATCTCCCATATCCATCACCGATACAAAAAATCAGGCGAAATCCCCGGTTGATTCCTCAGAAGAAAAATTATTATTAGGCGATCGCGATGGTGCGGTAGTTTGGGAACTAAAAGTTGGTAAAGGTAAGGCAATTTTTGCTGTTACTCCCCATTTAGCGGCAAATGCGTATCAAGACAATCCCGGTAATTTTCCTTATTTGGCGACTTTGGTAAGTGAGAAAAATCACAAGTTATTTGTTGATGAATATATTCACGGTTACAAAGATAAGCAGGTGCAAAAGACGGAGAAAGAGGGAAATTTAACTGACTATTTGGCGAAAACTCCCCTATTTCCAGCTTTGATACAGGTAGGGGTGATGCTGTTAATCTTGGCGATCGCTCAAAATCGTCGTCTGGGTAAACCTGTGATTTTTGATAACCAGGTGGTTGATAATAGTGAAGCTTATATTCAAGCTCTTGCTGGGGTTTTGCAAAAAGCGGACTCTCAGAATTTTGTAGTTGAAATGGTAGGGAAAGCAGAACAGTTACAGCTACAAAAAAGTTTGGGTTTGGGTAAGAATTTATTAGATTCGCAAATAATTATTGATACCTGGCAACAGAAAACAGGAGAAAATTCTTCAGAAATTTTAGATGTTTTAAATTTACCATCTCGCAAGCGAAATTTGAGTGAGGGGGAATTAAAACAATGGTTACAGAAATGGCAAATGATTCGAGGGAAAATTGCATCAAAATAA
- a CDS encoding DUF4129 domain-containing protein: protein MSANSFEKSNWGWQISQVQRQVTEWFEYKFFRQNSPTPSSSTPEWSIPPWVESLFKLFCWLLLGLCIAWVLWQLWQGLSPYISDWWQGNSYESGVQKKASERELPVDAWLGRSQEYARQGNYHEACRCLYLAMLQRLHDTGILRHKYSRTDGEYLQLLQLSTTLVQAYETLITTHEQICFANHSMSADNYQQCQAAYQEITSVFISPIVDSNP from the coding sequence ATGTCTGCAAATTCTTTTGAGAAAAGTAATTGGGGGTGGCAAATCTCCCAGGTGCAACGACAGGTTACAGAATGGTTCGAGTATAAATTTTTCCGCCAAAATTCCCCTACTCCCAGTTCTTCGACTCCAGAATGGTCGATTCCACCCTGGGTAGAGTCTCTATTTAAGCTCTTCTGTTGGTTGCTGTTGGGGTTGTGTATTGCTTGGGTATTATGGCAGTTATGGCAAGGGTTAAGCCCCTATATCAGTGATTGGTGGCAGGGGAATAGTTATGAGTCGGGAGTCCAGAAAAAGGCTAGTGAAAGGGAATTGCCTGTGGATGCTTGGCTAGGGCGATCGCAGGAATATGCTCGCCAGGGTAATTACCATGAGGCTTGTCGATGTTTATACTTGGCAATGTTGCAAAGACTCCATGATACAGGTATTCTACGCCACAAGTATAGCCGTACGGATGGGGAATACTTACAGTTGCTTCAGTTATCAACAACACTAGTACAAGCCTATGAAACTCTAATTACCACCCATGAGCAAATTTGCTTTGCTAATCACTCCATGTCCGCAGATAACTATCAACAGTGTCAAGCAGCTTACCAAGAAATTACATCAGTGTTTATCAGTCCCATCGTTGATAGTAACCCCTAG
- a CDS encoding NADAR family protein, translated as MTIYFYKAWQPYGCFSNFSYHGIKMQDTYWSTVEHYYQAQKFVGTKDAAIIPVIRVAETPEQAAALGRCSDRQVRSDWEKVKTDVMYQAVFAKFIHHKDIQEILCNTGDELLIENSPVDYFWGCGANQTGENQLGKILMRVRTEIFHLMQIDTYRSTSLYS; from the coding sequence ATGACTATTTACTTCTATAAAGCTTGGCAACCCTACGGTTGTTTTTCTAATTTTTCCTATCATGGTATCAAAATGCAAGATACCTATTGGAGTACCGTAGAACATTATTACCAAGCGCAAAAGTTTGTCGGTACAAAGGATGCCGCTATTATACCTGTGATTCGCGTCGCAGAAACCCCAGAACAGGCAGCAGCATTGGGACGTTGTAGCGATCGCCAAGTACGTTCAGACTGGGAAAAAGTGAAAACAGATGTGATGTACCAAGCTGTTTTTGCTAAGTTTATTCACCATAAAGATATTCAGGAAATACTTTGTAATACAGGTGATGAGTTGTTAATAGAAAATTCTCCAGTAGACTATTTTTGGGGTTGTGGTGCTAACCAAACAGGAGAAAACCAATTAGGTAAAATTCTCATGAGAGTCCGAACAGAAATTTTCCACCTGATGCAAATAGACACCTACCGTAGCACCTCTCTATATTCCTAG